In Primulina huaijiensis isolate GDHJ02 chromosome 6, ASM1229523v2, whole genome shotgun sequence, a single window of DNA contains:
- the LOC140979710 gene encoding uncharacterized protein isoform X1 → MSRLGQKRSKVSVGEVQENIANKLSRVDSNTSSNSSEYLRDKELVDDAKTNKKKGRGPSKFNLVSGQQQPKDLERNEFGQAIGDNSVKYATFLGCMVKEFVSYTLDRWNDLDEEMNNKMWCCLQLNYKVEEWEKHSIFQKLGKLWRDRKSNLQILIRKVDDGRVASRDLCLLKPEFMDQNQWDLFVKKTRSSPFQVSINSLLWIV, encoded by the exons ATGAGCAGATTGGGCCAAAAACGCAGCAAGGTATCTGTAGGTGAAGTTCAg GAAAATATAGCTAATAAGCTATCGAGAGTGGACTCCAACACTTCATCTAATTCATCAGAATATTTGCGTGATAAAGAGCTAGTTGATGATGCCAAAACTAATAAGAAAAAAGGACGAGGTCCATCAAAGTTTAATTTGGTTAGTGGCCAACAACAGCCCAAAGATCTAGAACGTAATGAGTTTGGACAGGCAATTGGAGATAATTCGGTCAAGTACGCCACTTTTCTAGGTTGCATGGTAAAAGAATTTGTGTCATACACGTTAGATCGATGGAATGACTTAGACGAGGAAATGAATAATAAGATGTGGTGTTGTCTTCAG TTGAACTATAAAGTTGAGGAGTGGGAGAAACATTCAATCTTTCAAAAGTTAGGTAAATTGTGGCGTGATAGAAAGTCCAATCTCCAAATACTTATACGAAAAGTTGATGATGGTCGAGTGGCTTCACGAGATCTTTGTCTTTTGAAGCCCGAATTTATGGATCAAAACCAATGGGACTTGTTTGTAAAGAAGACACGATCATCACCATTTCAAGTAAGTATCAATTCATTGTTATGGATTGTTTGA
- the LOC140979710 gene encoding uncharacterized protein isoform X2 translates to MSRLGQKRSKENIANKLSRVDSNTSSNSSEYLRDKELVDDAKTNKKKGRGPSKFNLVSGQQQPKDLERNEFGQAIGDNSVKYATFLGCMVKEFVSYTLDRWNDLDEEMNNKMWCCLQLNYKVEEWEKHSIFQKLGKLWRDRKSNLQILIRKVDDGRVASRDLCLLKPEFMDQNQWDLFVKKTRSSPFQVSINSLLWIV, encoded by the exons ATGAGCAGATTGGGCCAAAAACGCAGCAAG GAAAATATAGCTAATAAGCTATCGAGAGTGGACTCCAACACTTCATCTAATTCATCAGAATATTTGCGTGATAAAGAGCTAGTTGATGATGCCAAAACTAATAAGAAAAAAGGACGAGGTCCATCAAAGTTTAATTTGGTTAGTGGCCAACAACAGCCCAAAGATCTAGAACGTAATGAGTTTGGACAGGCAATTGGAGATAATTCGGTCAAGTACGCCACTTTTCTAGGTTGCATGGTAAAAGAATTTGTGTCATACACGTTAGATCGATGGAATGACTTAGACGAGGAAATGAATAATAAGATGTGGTGTTGTCTTCAG TTGAACTATAAAGTTGAGGAGTGGGAGAAACATTCAATCTTTCAAAAGTTAGGTAAATTGTGGCGTGATAGAAAGTCCAATCTCCAAATACTTATACGAAAAGTTGATGATGGTCGAGTGGCTTCACGAGATCTTTGTCTTTTGAAGCCCGAATTTATGGATCAAAACCAATGGGACTTGTTTGTAAAGAAGACACGATCATCACCATTTCAAGTAAGTATCAATTCATTGTTATGGATTGTTTGA